The proteins below are encoded in one region of Phaseolus vulgaris cultivar G19833 chromosome 1, P. vulgaris v2.0, whole genome shotgun sequence:
- the LOC137814803 gene encoding uncharacterized protein, with protein MANRPDPDIDDDFRELYKEYTGPPGSGTTNTQERAKPNKRSNAGSDEEDEARDPNAVPTDFTSREAKVWEAKSKATERNWKKRKEEEMICKLCGESGHFTQGCPSTLGANRKSQDFFERIPARDKNVRALFTEKVLSKIERDIGCKIKMDEKFIIVSGKDRLVMAKGVDAVHKIREEGDQRGSSSSQMTRSRSPERSPVNARFQRSEPQRSHSGPRNTSQFQQRFGRQERAVEDRIREDVQKFARGSPQAYGNSGARGRSSQSRSPRHAPFTGNSYSSFDGRNQNMGAYRNDGWDSHRRESGIQPGHQFDFNASPQTLEELELEYKNEAAELMKIRDREEDEENFKHREAIRDLREKYMSKVGLVRATHAKQWEDFLQHDAQRRQQQAVQQMSSGYRGFKQQSFPEYDGSSVNPPPYAGANLPLDSRNRFSDNMETYTTRPHDNFGEFHRRGDFGKAYNRY; from the exons atggcAAATAGACCGGATCCAGATATTGATGATGACTTTCGTGAGCTTTATAAGGAGTACACTGGCCCCCCAGGTTCTGGTACTACGAACACGCAAGAGAGGGCAAAACCAAATAAGAGGTCTAATGCAGGGTCTGATGAGGAGGATGAAGCTCGGGACCCTAATGCTGTTCCGACCGATTTCACCAGCCGAGAAGCCAAGGTTTGGGAGGCTAAGTCGAAGGCTACTGAAAGGAAttggaagaaaaggaaagagGAGGAAATGATATGCAAGCTTTGTGGAGAATCAGGGCATTTCACTCAG GGCTGCCCGTCTACCCTTGGAGCAAATCGCAAGTCTCAAGATTTCTTTGAAAGGATACCTGCCAGAGACAAAAATGTACGGGCACTTTTCACAGAGAAAGTTTTAAGCAAGATTGAAAGGGATATTGGTTGCAAAATTAAGATGGATGAAAAGTTTATTATTGTCAGTGGTAAGGATAGATTAGTTATGGCAAAAGGTGTTGATGCGGTACACAAGATTCGAGAGGAGGGTGATCAAAGGGGATCATCTAGTTCTCAAATGACCCGATCAAGATCACCTGAGAGAAGTCCAGTTAATGCAAGGTTTCAACGCTCTGAGCCCCAAAGGTCTCATTCTGGACCACGAAATACATCTCAGTTTCAACAAAGGTTTGGTAGGCAGGAGAGGGCTGTTGAAGACCGAATCCGGGAGGATGTTCAAAAGTTTGCTAGAGGTTCTCCACAAG CTTATGGAAATAGTGGAGCTAGAGGTCGATCAAGCCAGTCAAGATCTCCAAGACATGCCCCTTTTACAGGAAACTCATATAGTTCTTTTGATGGTCGCAATCAAAACATGGGTGCTTATAGGAATGATGGGTGGGATTCTCATAGAAGAGAATCTGGTATCCAGCCTGGTCATCAGTTTGATTTCAATGCCTCTCCACAGACTTTGGAAGAATTAGAGTTGGAGTATAAGAATGAGGCAGCAGAGCTAATGAAAATTCGAGAcagagaagaagatgaagaaaattTCAAGCATCGTGAG GCTATTAGAGATTTGAGGGAGAAGTACATGAGCAAAGTTGGCTTGGTAAGGGCAACACATGCAAAACAGTGGGAAGATTTTCTTCAGCATGATGCGCAGAGGCGTCAACAACAGGCAGTTCAACAGATGTCATCTGGTTATCGAGGTTTTAAACAGCAGAGCTTTCCTGAATATGATGGGTCCTCTGTCAATCCTCCTCCCTATGCTGGGGCCAATTTACCATTGGATTCAAGGAACAGGTTCTCAGACAATATGGAAACTTATACTACTAGGCCTCATGATAATTTTGGTGAATTTCATAGGCGTGGAGATTTTGGAAAAGCTTACAACAGATATTAA